GTAGACCTCGAAGGTGGCCACGTAGGCGAGGCCCTCCCCTTCGCCGTCCGGTTCGATCGTCGGGCCGCCGGCCGGACGCAGCTGCTCCTTGGTGACCGCCTCGGCGAAGCTCGAACGCATCAGGTCGTTCACCACTTCGGCCCGCACCTGCGATCCGTACTGCTGACGGATGACTTTCATCGGTACCTTGCCAGGACGAAAGCCCTTGATCTTGGCGTTCCTACCGTAGGAGCGGAGCCGCGTCTCGATCTCCTTTTCGATGTCTTCCGGGGGCACTTCGACGCGCATCCGGCGTTCGAGATCGCCCGTGCTTTCCACAGAGACCTGCATGGGTAGTTGTGTTTCCTTCAATGAGGTGATGGTTGGAGAATGGTGCGAAAGGAGAGACTCGAACTCTCACGGGTTACCCCACTGGAACCTAAATCCAGCGCGTCTACCAATTCCGCCACTTTCGCATCGGGGACGTTTTCTTCGCAGGACACGCCCGCCGCACCGGGGACCCGGTAGCGATCCACCAGTGTAACACGCTGATGATCTGAATCGGGGCGACGGAACTAGTGCAGGGCGCCTTCGCTCACCACGACACCGTCCTCGTCCGCATAGAGGTAGTGGCCTGGACTGAAGGTCACCCCGGCGAAGCGAACCGGGGCGTCGACCAAGCCCTCACCCCGCTTGTCGGTCTTGGCGGGGCAAGCGCCTAGCGCCTTAACGCCAAGCGACATGCCGGCGATGGCTGCGCTATCGCGGATGCACCCGTGGATGACCACGCCCACCCAGCCGTTGGCGACCGCATCCGCGGCCAGCAAGTCGCCTAGCATCGCCCGCTGCAGGGAACCGCCCCCATCGACCACCAACACACGCCCTGCACCAGGGGACTTCACCGCCTCGCGCACGCGGGAGTTGTCCTCGAGCGCCTTCACCGTGCTGATCGGCCCGTGGAAACGGATCCTTCCACCGAAATCGCGAAACACAGGAAGGGCAATCTGCAGGCGATCCCCGTGATCGTCGAACAGGTCGGCGGTGGCGAAGTCCTCTTCAGTCATGGGCGCTCCTGCACTAGCGCACGAAGGTGGCGTACTCGGCGA
This genomic window from Pseudomonadota bacterium contains:
- the rraA gene encoding ribonuclease E activity regulator RraA codes for the protein MTEEDFATADLFDDHGDRLQIALPVFRDFGGRIRFHGPISTVKALEDNSRVREAVKSPGAGRVLVVDGGGSLQRAMLGDLLAADAVANGWVGVVIHGCIRDSAAIAGMSLGVKALGACPAKTDKRGEGLVDAPVRFAGVTFSPGHYLYADEDGVVVSEGALH